Part of the Mercenaria mercenaria strain notata chromosome 8, MADL_Memer_1, whole genome shotgun sequence genome is shown below.
tatcacgaaaactctgctggctcgaattgtcaaaaaagcatgaaatcatgaaaaatgccaattttcgaactcttgtgccttctttctggaaatgtgacgcttctaatgatcaaacacgtgtaaaacagtcatgaatattacatacactgaatgaaatgttgcttttgaggtaaagattggcaaaaaaataatcgggaatggggttgcgccccgggaatggagttgcgcgtatacattatatacattatgatgtatacgagcaactccattcccggtgcgcaaccccattcccgattaattttttgtcaattatgtccccgtaagcaggatttgaagcaaataatttagatattcgttactttataacagttgagttatcataaaaagcatcaaatgatctcagattaggcatatgaggtcagaaaagtccatttttgttgatttcatacttttttcacgcttcttgtcgcctgagttttcgtgataatagagccgaatcataacttacaaaccagatattttacacatatgatgtattatcatatttgtgtcgaatagcattttgctttttccgagaaaattcattcttgtctcatattaagcaaaatcataacttcacatacctcaatttcgtctttttatacgcgcaacaccagcaccggaagttgcgcaacccatttttagcgtattcccagcgggaattggattgcgcgtttaccacccgtgagtAAATATTGTTCTGATTATATTTGACAAGTTTAAAGGACTTATGTAGCAAGGACAAACAGCTCTCCCCACCATCTCAGACACATCCGTTGTTCAACAACATTAAATATACTACTATGAAAAACCGTGTGAAGCtctcaaaataatttatttatcaaaataacataaCTGCCTCATACAGATAAATTAACAAACAGAAAAGGGCCATCATATATCATAATTACTTATGTCTTAAATGTACAGTTACATGGTAGccttaaattttaaatgaatatcaaGTTATTTAATCTAAATAACAAACATGTATGTCATATTATTCTTTTAAGAAAATgttcaagaaaatatattcttctttattcTGGACCTCCtctctgaaaaagtaaaaaagaagtatgagcatttttataaaataacagtTGCGTTAAAGACTAGCTATTACATATACTTGACTGTTTATTCTGGCAATTAATGCAGTACTGATACGAAGTTTTTTTACTGCAATGTTATCAGAAGTTatgtttctcaaaaaaaaaattgctctgTATATACAGACAATGacagaaaagtaaaaatacaaattaattaatGTCTGACAAGATAATCAAGAAAGTTGTAGTTGAATAAAAGACTCAAATTAACACTTTAAATATGAGCTTTACCTACATCATCAGAACAAGACTGTTGTCCAGCATAAGGTACCTATAAAACACTTGTAATTTTTGCTGCCATATGAACAACATCATATAATAAACTGCCTTCTGGCTGGTAACTTGAAGGAACTTCATACTGAATTTCCCAAAGTAACCCACAATATATCATCCCAGtctcatataaaaaaaatcttatacttTTTAAAGCTAACACTAAATACTCTTAACATGGACAGACAAAAAAATATACTGTGCACATTCTACAAATAGCCTTCAATCTATTTTCCCGGCTTCATGAAAAATCTCTAGTACTGAAGTTATGCCAGAAATCACCATGTATAACTTACAGAtagttgatttgtttgttttgagttcaacaccatttttaaatgttcagtATTTCAGTGATATAACAGTGGGCAGtcgacctaaccagtgtttctggattctgtaccagtacaaacctgttctcaacaagtaactgccaacttccccacatgaatctgaggtggtgGACAAATGGCTTCAAacccaatgtcttttatcaaatcatcactgagaacatacgcctcgcccgagaaTCAAATTCGCAACCCCGCAATCAGCAGATTTGTGCTctccatactgagctaagcgtgcGGGCTTTACAGATGGATGAAGAGATGGACGGGTGTAAACATTATTAAAGGTATCAGCAGAATTTCACTTTATGTGACAGATGACCGACAGACAGATGGGTTAGCCAATGATAAAACCCAGTGAAACATCAGTAGTTTTATAAATACAACTGTTACATTAGTTTGATGAGTAGAGAAGTAACTGCTGCTaaacttttgttaaatattatacagttatataTTTAACTGTTATTGACTTGTGCGTcatcggtcaatatcattttttacaggtctgtaaaaacacatattgacctaaacgtaagtctataattgttatattataattatgtccttcccaaatgcattcatttgactggcccatacttcttacatataaggaaaagtgatatcacaagagtcattatcacttttgcaggtcagtatcgctttttgcggacccacGCATGCACttatttcgaccaatcaaatgagcacatttgagaagggtatatattattttaaaatatagaatGATTATCAAACAATCAACTATGTTTCTACCTCTATATATTCCATTTCTTCTATTGAGATTGGCTTTCTTCTGTATTTAGATGGCACTGTTTCTAAACCTGAACTAGACACAGGAGATCTTGAAGAATTTGAAAGCATAGATGGACTTGAAGGTTGTGGACTGGACTGTGCCATATTCCAAGCTACACCTGTAAAACAACTGAACATTATTATATTTGGTATATACATGTAACCAATAAACCAACAAAATATTCCTGTATTTGAAAATGACAGTACAACAGATATGGAGTCAATAGCACAGTGGTTAGCAGGTCAGACTACAGATCTAGCAGTCCTGGTTTGATTCCCAGTTGTCGCTACTGTCTTGTGTTCAGTGCCAGGTAACTTACTGAATCTGGAACTGTTTCCAGAAGTATCTGCATAGACTGGATTCTGAGGAGGTAAATAAATATGACATCTTCTTTGGGTTCAACCGAAAATAAGTTAtcccatccattccaggtgggaaCTTTCATGGACTATccacacaaaataaaacaagagcaccgccttgcgggtgcagacgctcatctgatttttttgtctctgtatattgtcctaccatgattttctaagtccaaaaagccATAATTCCTGCAAAAAGCGATGTAGaggtttttttagttttttttatttaacgtcgcaccgacacatgaaccaccgaccttccgtaagccagctggatggcttcctcacatgatgaattcaacgcccccaGTTAGGCTCTTACccatgtagagttatggtacttgttgtACAGattcagcttttaatggcaaataactgctccaagttttaaagcaatagctttgatagtttaggagaaaatctgacaaacacaaaacttaaccaagaaatctgattttctaagtccaaaatgggccataattcttgcaaaaagcaggatggagagttatgtttcttgttgtaaaggtcagcttctgatggtgaaacaagtgttgcaagtttcaaagcaatagctttgataatttaggagaaaagttgacctaaacataaaacttaaccaagaaatctgatattttctaggtccaaaaggggccataattcttgcaaaaagcaggatggagttatgtttcttgctgtacagagtcagctattgatggtgaacaagtgttgcaagttttaaagcaatagctttgatagtttaggagaaaagtgacctaaacataaaacttaaccagtcAACACCAACGACGCCGCTGATCAAGTGATTACAGtaactcttttttttctctcaaaaattcagatgagctaaaaatccttTACCACAAGCATAAACTGTCTGTTGCAAAACCTTTTAATGCATTAGATTGTCTACTAAACTTTTTTGACATATGTTCATCTTTCTGTATCATTTGACAGACTGCTGCAGTAAATATGCAACAATACTGATATCAGAACCCTTGACCTGGTAACACACAGCTTGAACAGTTATCTCTATAACTTTCATTGTAAAACTAAAATCTCTGAACTTTGTAGGCAGGTAATAATATAATTGTTACAAAAAAACTTAAGATTACCTGCATTTACTCCATTCACTCTACTTGGGAATTTTATCAAGGGAATATGTGGCCTAACAGcctgaaaaaagaaacaatcaGCATTTCAGTTTATACaacaacaaaatgtaacataACCAACACAGTATCAGAAGCTTTGATACAAACTATTATCTTTACTTTCTGACAAAGTTCGATCTTTTACATAGAAATCGCTCCATTAGTTACAAGTTCTTCTTCACCTTAAACAGTATGTTGAATAATTTTAAGATGATAGCAGACACTGcattaataaatgaaaacaagCTAGTTGTGTACACTGTTTAGTTGGTAAAGCTAAATATTGGTCTCTATCAAAGGAAAGGCAAATGCAATGATAAAGAGATGACTGTTTACATGCTGATGGAAAGTAAAAAGGATGTAAATTTGAGTAGTGTAGCTATGAATGAATACAATCTGGATTTATGTTGAATTATTGTAACCATGCATTCCATTAGACTAATGGCTATTCTTCTTAACCAAACATGCAAGGATGGAAACAGGTGGAAAGTAGAATTAGGGCCCCTGGTAAACAGAATCTAAATtcagaaaattaacaaaaaagaGCATGGAAATACATGATTTTCAAAGTATCTTTAGTTGTTTAAGAAGTAAGCTACCTGTAATTCTGTGCaattaaaaaagagaaaagttgtTTATTAAAATGAAGAGTAGTTTATGATgtgagaaataaaaaatatgttacactTTTACTTTTTCTGAGAAATTTCCTCTTACATTTATTTTTCCTTAATATCATGTGaattttagaatttatttaaTGATTTCTATTAGTTATGCCATATATGTATTGTTCAGGTAACTTCCGCCTTTTGTATAGGCGCACCCTCCAGAGAGGTAGTTTCCCTttttttatatgaactgtgctcactaagtgctattatttacaagtgcacactacgtgtatatgTACAAGTGTCGGACAGGTGCAGACTAAAGTTGAAGAGACAGATATTCAGATACAAGGGAATCTGGGTACCAGACCCTAGCTCTTTTTGAATAGACCCCTTGGTtgaacgtgcccagtgtatagcaccggtacacgcaaggattgcctgggtttctgaccagtacacctctagttggatgggaaacactgaaaaactTTGAGACCTTGGTCACATTCCTGcaggcttctgcagatgttaatacaagataaaatgtgtattatccctacattttagcattaaactgctgttcttgtcacttttccgGGTGTTGTAACAGaagagaaaacatgtgttaacagagagattctcacgcTCACATGCTGTTGAAACAcctttttataaatatatgcgcgttccgtgacaAGCATAAACATATAACGGCCCAAAAGAGGATAATTCAAAGGAAATGACTCaaacgttaaaaaaaaatcagacaattccgtacatttcatggaaatttaatgacgttgatggacaatgtatttatttattagttttttatgtgttttatgcTTAAATAGTTAGCGAATGTTcgttttgtgttataacatcttcagaatcccacACGATATGTTGGTGCCTGAGCCCGGTACAATTCCTCAAAATTCTGCACAAAAATCTGTCCACAGATTCACAAGCAGCCACTATTAAAAATCGGCGTAATTTAGGTACTTCAattcagtctttcagacatgattgcaagcATAATGATGAATTAatggtaaaaagaaaaatatttctaaatagcaAAATTATTCTTGTGCTTGTCTTGTGAAACACTTTGTAATTCTTGAAGAAAGTTGCCCACTGACCTacattatcgatttgtttttcgccatttgtgacgtcacagctttattacatCACTATTGGCGCATTTCATTCATATTCAGGTACCGGTACCAGATAAACACAACGTCTCAGgctaattctaaatgtattagcgcaatattatttgtacatttactacgatctaaagttgaattataaaatttgaagacaaaacaaatattgggAGAGAAGTTTattcacataattatattctcATGTGATTGTTCCTTCACGAACATCCGGAATAAACTTTGATGAATATATCGAGTACGACTTCTcactgtgctaaatgctgtacgttaatgcatgtatatttgatagctgtttttctatagttttttatgcagaacatgtcaAATTGTCACATAATAAACTCCAGTGACAAGGGAATAGTAAACAACACTTTGAAagtcaacagtttttatttaaagttcaacCCAGGAAAAGTGAGACGCACTAACAATGATAGCTAACCCATAACTAATAGAGTCTATTCAGTTCGGTTCCCCGTGCTGTTCTAAACTTTCTCCCGCTAatcagagttatataggaaatatagccaagagcattgttggtaattagctatcatgtctgagcgttattacaaatatggtgataCGACATTCTTGCGGACTGCTGAATCTGCaatgtataatggaaatatgCCAGCGTCCAGTTGGCTACCTGTATGCCTGGTACAGAGAAGAACTGTACTTTGTTAACCTTAGGATAgcaatatacaattatacatgtgtatgaaaCAGAGAGAACAATATCTCAGagaagcaatattttagaatactgaACTGTTTCTGTATTACTTTATAACTATGTCCTGAACGGCAATTtcattacaatttcctttctttcttctctttaaaataaaataataatttaagtatgaacatgTCATACTAATAAAGTAAAGCTTAActggccattacattacaatttcctttctttcttctctttaaaataaaataataatttaagtatgaacatgtcataataataaagtaacaggcccacaataataaaataataggccattacattacaaaataacatttctgttcacgagataaatggGGTGCGACCCTTTATGTACCAGTTCATTTATGTACCAGgtactttatgtaccactttgagaCTTAATGTACCACATATATTATATAGTAGCTATACTTTCTATCTATTGTGCATAGGTGATAATTTGGTTGTAATTTACTGTGAAATTGTTGATTAAATCAACAATATGGGCCAACATTTTAAATTgacttaaattaaatatttaatgtgaTTAAACAGTTTATCCTAACAATGAATTTCACAAAATTGGAATAAGGAACAATTCATAGAGATCAATTAATgctggatttttttaaattttattttaatatatatgtggtacataaagTCTCATAAAGTGGTACATAAAGGGCTGGTACATAAGTGGACTGGTACATAAAGTCCCACATTCGATAAATGTGttacctacagcaaattaaagtatttctttcgtttttcatactgtgaagcttataatttatgttcatattttaatcacttATGATTACGCCTGTATTCGGACGTGGCTGAGTTGGAAGtattatcagactgaaatgaaatggaagtgataattacgtcacaagTTGGACTAATCGCATGTCTACCAACTATGAGTTACACAAGACATATGTCAATTAAATGTCATGGAAGCACAAATACTGTGGTAAATGCACACCAATGACATAaatatctgtcaaatttatgTCCTTGTGCTCACATATTACGTGGTACACATAATGTCGTTGACTCTAATTCCTCATCAGATATCCGACTACTATTACATTTTCATACAACGTTCATTTCTCAGTACCTACATTACCAATTTTCATCTAATTTGGCAGAGAAATTGTCTTAAGTACATCATCACTTTTATATATCGAAAATCTATAAATCATAGTCTTATTTCATAAATACCTGCAGTGTCCTTCCGACACTCGTCATTTTCGTCTTCTGCAAGGGAGGTAACTCGGTCAAGGTCGAACGGATAATTTCCGGTATCCGGAACCAACAAAACggataaaatcaaatcaaacaaCTTGTTATGATGCACAATAAATAATAAGTAGATTTAATTTGGATATAATAGACAAAAAAATGTATCTAAACAAAATTGTATCCAAAATGAAAAAGTCATTCTGTACCAACAAAGACTTTTCTAGGTTAAGGTGTATAGATCTAACTGCaacagtcaaaaaaaaaaaacaagagctgtctgatgacagcgggctcgactattcgaagaaatgATTGAAGAattgggtcaaaatatttccacagatattcagacaaaagaaataaatagattagacaaacaatgttcctgtatttctttgatttcgataagtcttgcactaaatggcaatgtatgaaccaattttaaagtccaacaagagtaacaagagtgccagaatgtcacaatatacgcccgtcacagcaaatttctttactctagcacctgtatttgcaaatggaattttaattttgtggttgtttagtaattattgtaagtcatttgtttttctaagtccacaaaaaaactccttaccaggtagagataccttaaaatacacctaaaatttgaaagtaacatccctgttgtaccacagaaaagtggtcttgttttttccctacggtcaattataaaaaaagttacaatataagttatttatagtaacaactaagggaagataatcttaaaaaaaaaaaaaaaaaaatccaaaaaaaaattgtaagtccacacaaaaatctttaccaggtagagattagtcaaaatacacctcataattggatgtagcatgcatgttgtactacagaaaagtggtcttgatttttccctacgactagtaatgaaaaagttacaatataagctatttatagtaacaacaaagggaagtaattctaaagaagggaattgcgcatgacacttcgtctcataatggtgtataattgtgccaagttaaatcaaaatccctccatgcatgaagaagaaatgcttcggacaaagtcattcttgtatctgacctttggcctctaagtgtgaccttgacctttgacctatggacctggttcttgcgcatgacactccgcctcatggtggtgaacatttgtgcaaagttatatcaaaatccctctatgcatgaagaagaaatgctccggacaaggttttcattcttgtatcctttgacctctaagtgtgaccttgaccttagacctagggacctggttcttgcgcatgacactccgcctcgtggtgatgaacatttgtgccaagttaaatcaaaatccctccatgcaggaagaagaaatacttcggacaaagtcattcttgtatctgacctttggcctctaagtgtgaccttgacctttgacctagggacctggttcttgcgcatgacactccgcctcgtggtggtgaacatttgtgcaaagttatactaaaatccctctatgcatggagaagatatgctccggacaaagttttctttcttgtatcctttgacctctaagtgtgaccttgaccttagagctagggacctggttcttgcgcatgacactccgtctcatgatgatgaacaattgtgccaactttcatcaaaatccctccatgcatgaagaagatatgctccggacaaagtcattcttgaatttgacctttgacctctaagtgtgaccttgaccttagacctagagacctggtttttgcgcatgacactccgtctcatgatggtaaacaactgtgccaagtttcatcaaaatcccttcatgcatgtagaagatatgctccggacaaagtctgtggacgccgcccgcccgccaggggcgttcccataatacgtcccgtttttcaaacgggcatataaaaagggccataattcagtcaaaatagttatgtactcttgcctacagatggaaatcataatgataattaagtgttcaaagttcaaaagccatatgtcaaataattttgacaaaacgtggacttgtatgaaaacaaaaacaattccaaagtccaaaaagggccataattcagccaaaatagatgacagagttatacactctttcctacagatagagactattatactaaacaagtgataaaagtttcaaagccatatgtcaaacactttacaaaaaatatgaactggtacggaaaacttaaccaagatttataAGTCAAAAGgtgtcataattcagccaaaatccttgatggagttatgtactcatgcctataactggccatggtgatggtaaacaggtgttgaaagtttcaaagctttatctcaaaagacttcgtcaaaatatgaactggtacgaaatattaacccagatttctaagtcaaaaagggtcataattcagccaaaatccttgatggagttatgtgctcttgcctataactggacatggtgatgataaacaagtgttaaaagtttcaaagctttatctcaaaagactttgtcaaaatacgaactggtacgaaaaacttaaccaagatttctaagtcgaaaggggccataattcagtcaaaatccttgatggagttatgtgctcttgcctataactggccatggtgatggtaaacaagtgttgaaagtttcaaagctttatctcaaaagactttgtcaaaatgtggactggtatgaaaaacttataaccaa
Proteins encoded:
- the LOC123566013 gene encoding alpha-ketoglutarate dehydrogenase component 4-like yields the protein MTSVGRTLQAVRPHIPLIKFPSRVNGVNAGVAWNMAQSSPQPSSPSMLSNSSRSPVSSSGLETVPSKYRRKPISIEEMEYIERGGPE